A single region of the Rhodococcus sp. W8901 genome encodes:
- a CDS encoding alpha/beta fold hydrolase — protein sequence MSDEQAQTPRWFLDALAAPVETGSVDVDGAEVRFRAWGEAGRPGIVLVHGGAAHSRWWDHVGPQLAGDRRVVALDMSGHGDSGTREQYSLDLWADEVAAVAGASGIEGRPVVVGHSMGGIVAFVAAHLYGDRLAGVQIIDSPIRQRTPEEEAARRKAAFGPKKVYADRGEALSRFRFVPPQDTGVPGVRDHVAETSLTAVEGGWSWKFDPAVFTRSGGNTLAVAQPRCPIAYFRAEHGIVSPELMAEMRERFGPSAIVAEIPDAGHHAMIDQPLALVTGIRTVLSAWAASG from the coding sequence ATGAGCGACGAGCAGGCGCAGACCCCGCGGTGGTTCCTCGATGCGTTGGCGGCTCCGGTCGAGACCGGCAGCGTCGACGTCGACGGCGCCGAGGTGCGGTTCCGGGCGTGGGGCGAGGCCGGCCGCCCGGGCATCGTCCTGGTCCACGGCGGTGCGGCGCACTCGAGGTGGTGGGATCACGTCGGCCCGCAGCTGGCCGGAGACCGGCGCGTCGTCGCCCTCGACATGAGCGGTCACGGTGACAGCGGTACGCGCGAACAGTATTCGCTGGACCTGTGGGCGGACGAGGTGGCCGCGGTGGCCGGGGCGTCGGGCATCGAGGGGCGGCCGGTGGTGGTCGGTCACAGCATGGGCGGCATCGTCGCGTTCGTCGCGGCGCATCTGTACGGCGATCGGTTGGCCGGCGTGCAGATCATCGACTCGCCGATCCGTCAGCGCACGCCCGAGGAGGAGGCGGCCCGGCGCAAGGCCGCATTCGGACCCAAGAAGGTGTACGCCGATCGCGGCGAGGCACTCTCGCGGTTCCGGTTCGTGCCGCCACAGGATACCGGCGTGCCGGGCGTGCGCGATCACGTCGCCGAGACGTCGCTGACGGCCGTCGAGGGCGGTTGGTCGTGGAAGTTCGATCCGGCGGTGTTCACCCGTTCCGGCGGCAACACGTTGGCGGTCGCGCAGCCGCGGTGCCCCATTGCGTACTTCCGCGCCGAACACGGCATCGTCTCGCCCGAGCTGATGGCGGAGATGCGCGAGCGGTTCGGTCCGTCGGCGATCGTCGCCGAGATCCCGGACGCCGGGCACCATGCGATGATCGACCAGCCGCTCGCGCTGGTCACCGGCATTCGGACGGTGCTGTCCGCCTGGGCGGCCTCCGGCTGA
- a CDS encoding TetR/AcrR family transcriptional regulator, translating into MGVPGSKSIYGDAEARRRRTLDAAAALLDEGGYTALTIRAVAKRSGTSTGLIYQYFADKQEIFTALLNESQIESTAFVAALPRDHGVAALIAAVIPESARQWGRVGRLTATWRDVEGAAGSDRDSVRQVRKTAKLYNEELRKALHEAAAAEGRTLREDRALLPYVLSGLQGVADTIVNNWAQDLDTAEFVEFAATALARAVTVSD; encoded by the coding sequence ATGGGTGTACCGGGCAGCAAGTCGATCTACGGAGATGCGGAGGCTCGGCGCCGCCGCACGCTGGACGCCGCGGCCGCGCTCCTGGACGAGGGCGGCTACACCGCGCTGACGATCCGGGCGGTGGCGAAACGATCGGGTACGAGCACCGGCCTGATCTACCAATACTTCGCGGACAAGCAGGAGATCTTCACCGCACTGCTCAACGAGAGCCAGATCGAGTCCACCGCCTTCGTCGCGGCGCTACCCCGCGATCACGGTGTGGCCGCACTGATCGCCGCGGTGATCCCCGAGTCGGCGAGACAATGGGGTCGGGTCGGCCGCCTGACCGCGACCTGGCGTGACGTCGAGGGCGCGGCGGGATCGGATCGCGATTCGGTCCGCCAGGTGCGTAAGACCGCCAAGCTGTACAACGAGGAACTCCGCAAGGCTCTCCACGAAGCCGCGGCCGCCGAGGGCCGGACCCTGCGCGAGGATCGCGCGCTCCTGCCGTACGTCCTGTCCGGGTTGCAGGGCGTGGCCGACACCATCGTCAACAACTGGGCGCAGGACCTGGACACGGCGGAGTTCGTCGAGTTTGCGGCGACCGCACTGGCGCGAGCCGTCACGGTCTCGGACTAG
- a CDS encoding 3'(2'),5'-bisphosphate nucleotidase CysQ encodes MSHEAAITTPPDSTDQRDADSRAAVEIATAAGRLLLDHRRRLDDTDVDPAEVRNAADRLSHEFLVGALAQWFPGDAVLSEEGADDLARLAADRVWIVDPLDGTREYGEKGRDDWAVHVALVEGGDLTVGAVAMPALGTTFSTVDAPASYAPLFGAPRVVVSRTRRPEPVMAMADALGAELIEMGSAGAKAMAVVRGEADVYAHAGGQYEWDSAAPVAVARAAGLHVSRIDGSALIYNQENPWLPDLLICRPELAGKALEALRR; translated from the coding sequence ATGAGCCATGAAGCCGCCATCACGACGCCACCCGATTCGACGGACCAGCGGGATGCGGACAGTCGCGCGGCGGTGGAGATCGCCACGGCGGCAGGCCGTCTGCTGCTCGATCATCGGCGCCGACTGGACGACACCGACGTCGATCCGGCCGAAGTCCGCAATGCCGCGGACAGGCTCAGTCACGAGTTCCTCGTCGGCGCGCTGGCGCAGTGGTTCCCGGGCGACGCCGTGCTGTCCGAGGAGGGCGCGGACGATCTCGCGCGCCTCGCCGCCGACCGCGTGTGGATCGTCGACCCCCTCGACGGCACCCGCGAGTACGGCGAGAAGGGTCGCGACGACTGGGCCGTGCACGTCGCGCTCGTCGAGGGCGGGGACCTGACGGTTGGCGCGGTGGCGATGCCTGCGCTCGGGACCACCTTCTCGACGGTCGACGCTCCCGCGTCGTACGCACCGCTGTTCGGCGCGCCCCGGGTGGTCGTCAGTCGCACTCGCCGGCCCGAACCCGTGATGGCGATGGCGGACGCGCTCGGTGCCGAGCTGATCGAGATGGGCTCGGCGGGTGCGAAGGCGATGGCGGTGGTCCGCGGTGAGGCCGACGTCTACGCGCACGCCGGCGGACAGTACGAGTGGGACTCGGCCGCGCCCGTCGCGGTGGCCCGTGCTGCGGGACTGCATGTTTCACGGATCGACGGATCCGCCCTGATCTACAACCAGGAGAACCCCTGGCTGCCCGACCTACTGATCTGCCGGCCCGAACTGGCAGGCAAAGCACTGGAGGCACTTCGGCGATGA
- the cysD gene encoding sulfate adenylyltransferase subunit CysD → MTRTLTHLERLEAESIHIMREAVAESENPVMLYSVGKDSAVMLHLARKAFYPSRLPFPLLHVDTTWKFREMYKLRDESAAAGDFDLLVYKNPECVEKGINPFTHGSATHTDMWKTEGLKQALDLYKFDAAFGGARRDEEKSRAKERVFSIRSAEHRWDPKQQRPELWRMYNVRKSPGESLRVFPLSNWTELDVWEYIRQENIPIVPLYFAAKRPVVERDGALIMVDDDRMPLLPGEQPQLKSVRFRTLGCYPLTGAVESTAETLTDIIQEMLLTTTSERQGRVIDHDSSASMEKKKQEGYF, encoded by the coding sequence ATGACCCGAACACTGACCCACCTCGAGCGGCTCGAGGCCGAGAGCATCCACATCATGCGGGAAGCCGTCGCCGAGAGCGAGAATCCCGTGATGCTGTACTCGGTCGGCAAGGACTCCGCCGTGATGCTGCACCTGGCGCGGAAGGCGTTCTATCCGTCGCGGCTGCCGTTCCCGCTCCTCCACGTCGACACCACGTGGAAGTTCCGTGAGATGTACAAGCTGCGCGACGAATCCGCTGCCGCAGGCGATTTCGACCTCCTCGTTTACAAGAACCCGGAATGCGTGGAGAAGGGCATCAACCCGTTCACACACGGCTCCGCGACGCATACCGATATGTGGAAGACCGAGGGACTCAAGCAGGCCCTCGACCTGTACAAGTTCGATGCCGCGTTCGGCGGCGCGCGCCGTGACGAGGAGAAGTCCCGCGCGAAGGAGCGGGTGTTCTCGATCCGCTCCGCCGAGCACCGCTGGGATCCCAAGCAGCAACGCCCGGAGTTGTGGCGGATGTACAACGTCCGCAAGTCCCCGGGTGAGTCCCTGCGGGTGTTCCCGCTGTCGAACTGGACGGAACTCGATGTGTGGGAATACATCCGGCAGGAGAACATCCCGATCGTGCCGCTGTACTTCGCGGCGAAGCGCCCCGTCGTGGAGCGTGACGGCGCACTGATCATGGTCGACGACGACCGCATGCCGTTGCTGCCCGGCGAGCAGCCGCAGCTCAAGAGCGTCCGGTTCCGCACTCTGGGCTGCTACCCGCTCACCGGTGCGGTCGAATCCACCGCCGAGACCTTGACCGACATCATCCAGGAAATGTTGTTGACCACCACCTCCGAGCGTCAGGGCCGGGTGATCGACCACGACAGCAGCGCCTCGATGGAGAAGAAGAAGCAGGAAGGTTACTTCTGA
- the cysN gene encoding sulfate adenylyltransferase subunit CysN has product MTQPSDLIADDIEQYLARHANKSMLRFITCGSVDDGKSTLIGRLLYESKLVFEDQLSALEADSRKVGTQGDGLDFALLVDGLAAEREQGITIDVAYRYFSTERRKFVVADTPGHEQYTRNMVTGASTADLAVILVDARKGVLTQTRRHSYLVSLLGIRNVVLAVNKLDLVDYSQDVFEEIVAEYAGFAAEIGLTDVVAIPLSAYMGDNLTERSMNTAWYDGPTLIEHLETVEISSELSSGPFRMPVQWVNRPDLDFRGFSGQIVGGILRPGDRVRVLPSGKESTVDRIVTMGGDLDEAIAGQSVTVTLTDEIDISRGDVLAVADALPGVADQFEAHVVWMGEHEMLPERPYLCQIGTMTVQARITKPKHKINVNTLEKTATNTLALNEIGVCNISFDRPVPFDPYADNRDTGGFILIDRLTNTTVGAGMIAHSLRRSDNIHWQAVDVDGQARATLNGHRPQVLWFTGLSGSGKSTIANELERQLYALGCHTYLLDGDNVRHGLNRDLGFTEADRVENIRRVTEVARLMADAGLVVLASFISPFRAERDAAREVIGVDQFCEVFIDTPIAVAEQRDPKGLYKKARRGDLANFTGIDSPYESPEAPDLRIDTTTTSPEDASRQIIALLRGRGVIA; this is encoded by the coding sequence ATGACTCAGCCTTCGGATCTGATCGCCGACGACATCGAGCAGTACCTCGCCCGGCACGCGAACAAGTCGATGCTCCGGTTCATCACCTGTGGCAGCGTCGACGACGGCAAGTCCACCCTCATCGGCCGGCTGTTGTACGAGTCGAAGCTGGTGTTCGAGGACCAACTGTCGGCGCTCGAGGCCGACTCCCGCAAGGTCGGCACGCAGGGCGACGGCCTCGACTTCGCGCTGCTGGTCGACGGTTTGGCCGCTGAGCGCGAGCAGGGCATCACCATCGACGTCGCCTACCGCTACTTCTCCACCGAACGCCGCAAGTTCGTCGTCGCGGACACCCCCGGCCACGAGCAGTACACCCGCAACATGGTCACCGGCGCCTCCACCGCGGATCTCGCGGTGATCCTCGTCGACGCCCGCAAGGGTGTGCTCACTCAGACCCGCCGGCACTCCTACCTCGTCTCGCTCCTCGGTATCCGGAACGTGGTCCTCGCGGTGAACAAGCTGGACCTGGTGGACTATTCGCAGGACGTCTTCGAGGAGATCGTCGCCGAGTACGCGGGTTTCGCGGCCGAGATCGGGCTCACCGACGTCGTCGCGATCCCGTTGTCCGCGTACATGGGTGACAACCTCACCGAACGCAGCATGAACACCGCCTGGTACGACGGTCCGACGCTGATCGAGCACCTCGAGACCGTCGAAATCTCCAGCGAGCTGAGCAGCGGCCCGTTCCGGATGCCGGTGCAGTGGGTCAACCGACCGGATCTCGACTTCCGCGGCTTCTCTGGGCAGATCGTCGGCGGCATCCTGCGCCCCGGTGATCGTGTCCGGGTGCTGCCCAGCGGCAAGGAATCGACCGTCGATCGGATCGTCACGATGGGCGGCGATCTCGATGAGGCGATCGCCGGCCAATCGGTCACCGTCACCCTGACCGACGAGATCGACATCAGCCGCGGCGACGTCCTCGCCGTCGCCGACGCACTACCCGGGGTCGCCGACCAGTTCGAGGCGCACGTGGTGTGGATGGGCGAGCACGAGATGCTCCCCGAACGCCCGTACCTGTGTCAGATCGGGACCATGACCGTGCAGGCGCGGATCACCAAGCCCAAGCACAAGATCAACGTCAACACCCTCGAGAAGACGGCGACGAACACGCTGGCGCTCAACGAGATCGGCGTCTGCAACATCAGCTTCGACCGGCCGGTGCCGTTCGATCCGTACGCCGACAACCGGGACACCGGTGGTTTCATCCTGATCGACCGGCTCACCAACACCACCGTCGGCGCCGGCATGATCGCGCACTCGCTGCGCCGATCCGACAACATCCACTGGCAGGCCGTCGACGTCGACGGCCAGGCCCGCGCCACACTCAACGGTCATCGGCCGCAGGTGCTGTGGTTCACCGGCCTGTCCGGATCCGGGAAGTCGACCATCGCGAACGAACTCGAGCGGCAGCTGTATGCGCTGGGCTGCCACACCTACCTCCTCGACGGCGACAACGTCCGGCACGGCCTGAACCGGGATCTCGGGTTCACCGAGGCCGACCGGGTGGAGAACATCCGCCGCGTCACCGAGGTCGCCCGGCTGATGGCCGACGCCGGCCTGGTCGTCCTCGCCTCGTTCATCTCCCCGTTCCGGGCCGAACGCGACGCCGCCCGGGAGGTGATCGGCGTGGACCAGTTCTGCGAGGTGTTCATCGACACCCCCATCGCCGTCGCCGAACAGCGGGATCCCAAGGGGCTCTACAAGAAAGCCCGCCGCGGCGATCTCGCCAACTTCACCGGCATCGACTCGCCGTACGAGTCGCCGGAGGCGCCCGATCTGCGGATCGACACGACCACGACGTCGCCCGAGGATGCGAGCAGGCAGATCATCGCGCTCCTGCGCGGCCGTGGTGTCATCGCCTGA
- a CDS encoding nuclear transport factor 2 family protein, protein MPTRDEICSAIDAYVKHLGNHDVDQLVSLFADDAVQHEPLGVRTYRGIDEIREFDTQNAKVAFSVSRHSPIVVSGRYAATQLRVQPEGMPAFLASDLFEFDDACKIVSLSVVLDPEARAD, encoded by the coding sequence TTGCCCACTCGAGACGAAATCTGTTCGGCGATAGACGCGTACGTCAAGCATCTGGGAAACCACGATGTGGACCAACTGGTATCGCTATTCGCGGACGATGCGGTGCAGCACGAGCCGCTGGGAGTGCGGACCTACCGCGGTATCGACGAGATCCGGGAGTTCGACACTCAGAACGCGAAGGTGGCGTTCTCGGTGAGCCGCCACTCGCCGATCGTCGTCTCCGGTCGGTACGCCGCGACGCAGCTGCGCGTCCAGCCCGAGGGGATGCCGGCCTTCCTCGCCAGCGATCTCTTCGAGTTCGACGACGCGTGCAAGATCGTCTCCCTCAGTGTGGTTCTCGATCCCGAAGCACGCGCGGACTAG
- a CDS encoding SDR family oxidoreductase — MSGMVDAGAVRTRLPLLEGKVVVVSGVGPGLGRAIAVRSADAGARVILAARTESRLDAVAEEIRDSGGTALCVPTDLTEAASVQALADRALSEFGRVDAVVHNAFVQPAYVGLLDAAPDDVRQGIDINLLSSLNLTRVVAPALVESQGSVVMINSMVIRNQLPNFGAYRVMKAGLLALARSLSVELGPDGVRVNSVAPGYIWADSVKKMFERRAEERGVDPAVVYAEVAADTDLRRLPEPDDIANAVVFLASDFARAITGQCLDVNCGHTHH; from the coding sequence ATGTCGGGGATGGTGGACGCCGGGGCGGTGCGGACGAGACTCCCGCTGCTCGAGGGCAAGGTAGTCGTGGTCTCGGGCGTGGGTCCGGGGCTGGGTCGAGCGATCGCGGTGCGCAGCGCCGATGCGGGTGCGCGGGTGATCCTCGCCGCCCGCACAGAGTCGCGGCTGGACGCGGTGGCCGAGGAGATCCGGGACAGCGGTGGTACCGCGCTGTGTGTGCCAACCGATCTCACGGAGGCCGCCTCCGTCCAGGCGCTCGCAGACAGGGCTCTCTCGGAGTTCGGGCGGGTGGATGCGGTGGTGCACAACGCGTTCGTGCAACCCGCGTACGTCGGCCTGCTCGACGCGGCACCAGACGACGTGCGGCAGGGGATCGACATCAACCTGCTGTCGTCGCTGAACCTGACGCGGGTGGTGGCTCCGGCGCTCGTGGAGTCCCAGGGATCCGTCGTGATGATCAACTCGATGGTGATCCGCAATCAGTTGCCCAACTTCGGTGCCTATCGGGTGATGAAGGCGGGGCTGCTCGCGCTCGCCCGGAGCCTGTCGGTGGAGCTCGGGCCCGACGGGGTACGGGTGAATTCGGTTGCACCGGGATATATCTGGGCCGACTCGGTGAAGAAGATGTTCGAGCGCCGGGCGGAGGAGCGCGGAGTCGATCCCGCCGTGGTCTATGCAGAGGTTGCGGCCGACACCGACCTGCGCCGGCTGCCCGAGCCCGACGACATCGCGAACGCGGTGGTGTTCCTCGCCTCCGACTTCGCCCGCGCCATCACGGGACAGTGCCTCGACGTCAACTGCGGGCACACCCACCACTGA